GCGCGTTTCCCGCGGTCACCAACGCCGTTGACCAATGACTGCGATCGTTCCGTATCGGCTGGAGAAAAGGCGTGGAGCAAATCGATCGCGAGCTTATCGCCATCCTGATCATCGCCGTCAACCAGTAGCCAAACGACACGGTAACCCAGTGCGATGACTTCTTCTCTCCACTCGCTCAGCAGGGTCGACTTGCCATAGCCAGCCGGGGCGCTCACGGCAAACACAGGCCGAGACACAGTGCGAAACGCCGCAGGCAACTTCCAGCGCTCCGGCTTAAGAATCCAGGAGGCCGCTTTATGCATTCTCGTCTCCACCGAGTCGCCAGCGAGGCGCCTTTATATTCCTTCAGTCCACAATGTGGCAAGGACCAAGGCTCTCCATCCCTTTAGTATTTTCCCTCAAATATTATCACACCCGAATGCGGCCAGGCCTTCCCGTTTTAGATTTCCACCATCTGAAAATCGGATTTGGGCGATGAGCAGTCGGGACAAGTCCAGTCGTCCGGAACGTCCTCCCAGGCCGTGCCGGGAGGAATTCCGTCAGATGGCATGCCTAGCTCTTCGTCATAGGTGAAGGAGCACGTAACGCATTGCCATTTCTTGAAATTTTTGATCATGGTTTCCCTTCATTTTTCTCGTCCGAAAGCGCTACGAAATCCGGTTTTTCGCGCACAGCGCAAATCGGACAGGCCCAGCTGTCTGGAATGCTAGCCCACCGTGTCCCCGGAGGGAAGCCTTCGCTTTGATCCCCTTTCTGCTCGTCATAGACGTACTCGCAGATCGGGCACTTGTATTTCAGTGCCATGGCGTTCCCTTGTTATGGTTTGTGAGCACCGACATTGCATGCTAAATGCCGCTGCATTTTCAGCTTCGGAATCGTTGGCTCAGCCAATATGTCGACTCGTCCATCATCGCGCGACCTTGGTCCAACGACGTAACGAAACATAATGTTCCGTGGATCGCGCCCACATAGCGCGAAAGCGTAACCGTGCCCCCCGCCTCTTTCAATGCATTGGCATAGTTCTCGCCCTCGTCGCGTAGCGGGTCGAATTCCATGGTTTGCACCAGCGCGGGTGGCAGGTTAGAGAGGCTGTTCGCCAGAATCGGCGAGCAGTTTGGTCGGTACCGGTCCGAAAGCGAGCCGACGTAGTGATCGAAGAACCATTTCATGTCGGCCCCCTCAAGCAGATAACCCTTCCCGTTCTCAACCATGGAATGCGTTGGCAGCACTCCGCCGTTGATAACAGGATAAACGAGAAGTTGTGCGCAAAGGTTGGGGCCACCTTCATCACGGACGCGTAGTGCCGTGACAGCCGCAAGATTGCCGCCAGCGCTGTCTCCGGAAACTGCAATTCGATGGGCATCGCCATTAATTTCGCAGGCAAATTCGCCAGCCCAGCGAGTCGCCTCAAGGCAATCGTTGGTCGCTGCCGGGAACCTACATTCCGGAGATAATCGATAGTCGACCGATACCACCAAAGCGCTCGCGCCGAAGCATAATTCACGACAGATAATGTCGTAGGCGTCGAGACTACCGATTACCCAGCCGCCCCCATGGAAATACATTAAAACCGGAAATGGGCCGTCCCCTTGCGGCGTATAGATTCGCAGTGGAATCTGACCTCCCGGTCCGGGAATCTTCAGGTCGACTGCGGTAGCGATCCTCGCGCGACTCGGCGGCTGGCTCATGCATAGCGCATCAAACGCGGCGCGACATTCCGCAATCCCCATCTCACGGAAAGGCTTAAGGAAGGTCTGCACAACGCGATGCGCCGTGCTGTTTGAAGTGACGTGATGGCGATGCCGCGCCGAAGCCCTCGATCCGGTCTGTTCTGCGGCTCGGTCGTGCCGTTTCGCAGGTGCTTTTGGCACCTCGCGAGCCCGCTGCGGGTATCGCGGACGCACTCATCCCCGCGCTCCGATCAACTGCCGTCGCGCCATCCACAGGTTCGACAGCGCGAACAGCGTGACGATCTGCGCGGTGTTCTTCTTCAGCCCCCGGTAGCGCACCTTGGTGAACCCGAACTGGCGCTTGATCACCCGGAACGGATGCTCGACCTTGGCCCGGATGCTGGCCTTCATCTTCTCGATGCGCTCGGCGATGAAGTCGGGCTCGATGAAGGGGTTGAGCTTCCTGCGCAGGCCCGGGCGCATTGCCACGTGCCAGGTCGGCCCCTTGGCCTCGGGCCGCTTGTGCACGCCCTGGTAGCCCGCGTCACCGAAGGCAGCTTCCTCATCGCCGTGCAGCAGCGCGCCGGCCATGTTCAGGTCGTTGACGTTGGCCCCCGTGGTGGCCACGGTGTGCACCAGACCCGACTGCGCGTCCACGCCGATGTGGGCCTTCATGCCGAAGTACCAGTTGTTGCCCTTGCGGGTCTGCTTCATCTCCGGGTCGCGCTCACCTTCGGCGTTCTTGGTCGAACTCGGCGCCGAGATCAGCGTGGCGTCCACCGCCGTGCCCGTGCGCATCATCAGGCCCTTGTGCTGAAGCAGATCGTTGACCACGCGCAGCATGTCCACGGCCAGGTTGTGGCGCTCCAGCAGGTGGCGGAACCTCAGGATGGTGGTCTCATCAGGCAGCCGTGCCGTCACGCTGTCGAGCTTGGCGAACTCCCGGTACAGCGGCACGTCGTGCAGCGCCTCTTCCATCGCCGGGTCGCTCAGGCCGAACCACTGCTGCAGGTAGTGGATGCGCAGCATGGTCTCGATGCCGAAGGGCGGGCGGCCGGTCTTGGCCTTGGGGTAGTGCGGCGCCACGATCTGCACCAGCACCGCCCACGGCACCACGCGCTCCATGTCCTCCAGGAACTCGCGCTTGCGCGTCTTCTTGGTCGACAGGTTCAGGCCCAAACCCAGCTGCTTCATGGTCGTCGTGCTCCGATGCGTCGTCGCTTCAACTCATGCAAGATTCGGACGAGTTTTGCAGACGTTCCTTAAGCCCGGCGGCAGCAAACGTCTTCAGCAGAGCCTCGGCTTGGGGATCAAGCGGCATTG
This portion of the Methylibium petroleiphilum PM1 genome encodes:
- a CDS encoding rubredoxin, with translation MIKNFKKWQCVTCSFTYDEELGMPSDGIPPGTAWEDVPDDWTCPDCSSPKSDFQMVEI
- a CDS encoding rubredoxin, with translation MALKYKCPICEYVYDEQKGDQSEGFPPGTRWASIPDSWACPICAVREKPDFVALSDEKNEGKP
- a CDS encoding alpha/beta hydrolase encodes the protein MSQPPSRARIATAVDLKIPGPGGQIPLRIYTPQGDGPFPVLMYFHGGGWVIGSLDAYDIICRELCFGASALVVSVDYRLSPECRFPAATNDCLEATRWAGEFACEINGDAHRIAVSGDSAGGNLAAVTALRVRDEGGPNLCAQLLVYPVINGGVLPTHSMVENGKGYLLEGADMKWFFDHYVGSLSDRYRPNCSPILANSLSNLPPALVQTMEFDPLRDEGENYANALKEAGGTVTLSRYVGAIHGTLCFVTSLDQGRAMMDESTYWLSQRFRS
- a CDS encoding IS5 family transposase yields the protein MKQLGLGLNLSTKKTRKREFLEDMERVVPWAVLVQIVAPHYPKAKTGRPPFGIETMLRIHYLQQWFGLSDPAMEEALHDVPLYREFAKLDSVTARLPDETTILRFRHLLERHNLAVDMLRVVNDLLQHKGLMMRTGTAVDATLISAPSSTKNAEGERDPEMKQTRKGNNWYFGMKAHIGVDAQSGLVHTVATTGANVNDLNMAGALLHGDEEAAFGDAGYQGVHKRPEAKGPTWHVAMRPGLRRKLNPFIEPDFIAERIEKMKASIRAKVEHPFRVIKRQFGFTKVRYRGLKKNTAQIVTLFALSNLWMARRQLIGARG